Within Candidatus Poribacteria bacterium, the genomic segment TCGTCCACTGCTACATCTACCACGTGCGTTGCGTAGGCACCACCTGCGCCACCGGGATTCACTGTTCCACTGCCTACAATCGGACCGCCGGTTTGACCGAGTTGTGCACAGAGGTCGCGGAAGCTAATCTGTTCTTCCTTGCCGTTGATGCATGAAAATTCGCCATCAGCGAACTGCACATTGGCTTCGTCAACTTCCCAGAGTTTCGCGGCACGTTCAATCATTTTCCGCTTGACATCCTGTGCGGCTTCATAAGCGGCGTAACCTGTTGCGTAGGTTGTGCGGCTACCGCCCGTTACAGCGGTGTAACCGACAGAATTGGTATCAACAACGCTTGGGTTAACCGATTCAGCGGGAATACCGAGGACTTCTGCCGCCTGCATAGCGATCGAAGCGCGAGTACCACCGATGTCTGTGGAACCTTCAATGAGGTTAATTGTGCCGTCGGAGTTGACATTAATCGTCACGCTCGACTCCAAGCCGATATTGAACCAGTACCCGGAAGCGACACCGCGACCGTGGTGTTTCTTCCCATTGGGTGCGGTATAGTGCGGATGTGCTTTCACGGCTTCGAGCGTTTCAATACAGCCGATGCGCGGGTGAACGGGTCCATCTGCGCGCCGATCGCCCTCTTTTGCCCCGTTGATTAACCGGAACTCAAGCGGATCGATGCCGAGTTTTTCCGCGATCTCGTCAACAACTGTCTCTGAACCGAAGGCAGCGTTTGGTGCCCCGGGCGCGCGGTAGGGCGCGGTTTTCGGTTTATTGACAACGACATCGTAACCGTCAATGATGACGTTTTCAATGCTGTAGGGTGCAAAGATACACATCGCGCCAGGTCCAACGGGGGCACCCGGATAGGCACCCGCTTCAAAAGCGAGATACGCCTCAGCGGCGGTTATCTTCCCCTCTTTGGTCGCACCCATCTTGACCCGAACGTAGGAGGCAGGTGTCGGTCCCGTGCCTTCAAATACATCCGCACGGTTCATAAGCACCTTGACGGGTTTACCTGTTTTCTTTGCCAGCAACGCGGCGACCGGTTTGATGTATACGCTAATCTTGCCACCAAAACCACCGCCAATTTCCATCGGAACGACCTTAATCTTGGAAATGGGGTATTGGAGAATTTCGGCGACCTGTTCGCGAACAGTAAACGCCCCTTGTGTGCTACACCAAATGGTCAGTTGACCATCTTGGTTGAAATGCGCCGTAGCGTTGTGGGGTTCAATATAGCCTTGATGGACAGTGCCCGTAACGAAATCACGTTCAACAACGACATCCGCTTCGGCGAACCCTTTCTCAGGATCACCCAACTGATGCTGGATATGACTTGCGACGTTGCTCGGTTCGTCAGCCGTCTCGCCCATTGAGGTAGTTTTCAGGGTCTCGTGCAGGACTGGTGCGTCCGCCTCCATAGCTTGGCGGACCTCCAAGACAGGAGGTAGCACTTCGTATTCGACATCAATGAGTGTGCAAGCTTCCTCTGCGATATGCGGACTTGTTGCGGCAACAGCGGCAACGGCGTGTCCCTTGTATAGCACCTTATCGCTTGCCAAGATGTTGTCGCAGAGATACTTGAGATTGACCGCGCCCTCGCCTAAGTCTGCGATTCTGTCTTCAGCTTCAGGCAAGTCTTGAGCGGTAACAACGCCTTTAACGCCGGGATAGGCTTCGGCACGGCTGGTATCAATCGATATGATTCGCGCATGGGCGTGTGGGCTGCGCAGGACTCTCCCGTGCAGGATTCCGGTCATTTGGAAATCTGCCCCGTAAAGTGCGCGACCGGTGACTTTGTCGACCCCGTCATGGCGAATGGGACGGGTACCAATGACTTTATATTCTTTTTTCTCAGCCATTACGCATATTCCTCCGATTTATGAGACTGCGTTTGTATGAAATTAAGCAGAGGTTCCCTTAGCGGCATCCATCACTGCTTTGACAATTTTATCATAGCCGGTACAGCGACACAGGTTTCCCGCCAACCAGTACCGAATTTCATTTTCAGTTGGGTTCGGGTTGCTATCCAGCAATGCCTTGGCACTCATGATAAAGCCGGGTGTGCAAATACCGCACTGGAGCGCGGCGTTTTCCAAGAATGCGTCTTGGATCGGGTGTAGTTTGTCGGGTTCCGCGAGACCTTCTATAGTTTCGACGGATTTGCCT encodes:
- a CDS encoding xanthine dehydrogenase family protein molybdopterin-binding subunit yields the protein MAEKKEYKVIGTRPIRHDGVDKVTGRALYGADFQMTGILHGRVLRSPHAHARIISIDTSRAEAYPGVKGVVTAQDLPEAEDRIADLGEGAVNLKYLCDNILASDKVLYKGHAVAAVAATSPHIAEEACTLIDVEYEVLPPVLEVRQAMEADAPVLHETLKTTSMGETADEPSNVASHIQHQLGDPEKGFAEADVVVERDFVTGTVHQGYIEPHNATAHFNQDGQLTIWCSTQGAFTVREQVAEILQYPISKIKVVPMEIGGGFGGKISVYIKPVAALLAKKTGKPVKVLMNRADVFEGTGPTPASYVRVKMGATKEGKITAAEAYLAFEAGAYPGAPVGPGAMCIFAPYSIENVIIDGYDVVVNKPKTAPYRAPGAPNAAFGSETVVDEIAEKLGIDPLEFRLINGAKEGDRRADGPVHPRIGCIETLEAVKAHPHYTAPNGKKHHGRGVASGYWFNIGLESSVTINVNSDGTINLIEGSTDIGGTRASIAMQAAEVLGIPAESVNPSVVDTNSVGYTAVTGGSRTTYATGYAAYEAAQDVKRKMIERAAKLWEVDEANVQFADGEFSCINGKEEQISFRDLCAQLGQTGGPIVGSGTVNPGGAGGAYATHVVDVAVDEETGKVEILRYTAVQDAGRAIHPSYVEGQMQGGAVQGIGWALNEEYIYNDEGTMTNASFLDYRMPTCLDLPMIDAVIVEVPNPGHPYGVRGVGEVPIVPPMAAIANAIYDAIGVRMTELPMSPDRLLKAMGKI
- a CDS encoding (2Fe-2S)-binding protein, which codes for MARKSHVQTTINGETVEFLCESRQSLLEVLRDELYLTGAKEGCNNGNCGACSVILDGRLVNSCLVLGVETEGKSVETIEGLAEPDKLHPIQDAFLENAALQCGICTPGFIMSAKALLDSNPNPTENEIRYWLAGNLCRCTGYDKIVKAVMDAAKGTSA